The following proteins are co-located in the Arctopsyche grandis isolate Sample6627 chromosome 3, ASM5162203v2, whole genome shotgun sequence genome:
- the Nprl3 gene encoding GATOR complex protein Nprl3 isoform X2: MEVNPLSIILVKSDSKGDRLLFRYPYETDVANDIHDPNNGKRNPYALNIIEDLLQTPMPQTSNIHKGQLTGFTDEVLSTLFAVKPELCHKKFELKVNDVRFVGHPTLFRANKDDGTSSTILINIVFALQALASHSVVKCYYDLSKRLGKALRYEEKRRAFLSEEMKIMITVHDELSSMDSDDEDNADTSLECCSIPDNPPRSAFHIILQKSSLANSLKIVFEELSNSGIIQVRINNWVLVSFCLPHKAHQFHNRGLVIEPETIDRCLRSLRPYHGMLLLVDPNELLETMPLDSSSSLIRLIMQYSPLKSLQTLAIEADLPLSQVFQLTGHLVYWAKATIIYPLCESNVYVIAPDAQVHLNSPLVEKFAQDFPGLCLIQVMSMLSLPAPLWYPSRTWAGGAALLARCVVWLLQRHLLLQLHTYIQFLPTALGPPINDYYCEKHNGQRQSLSDSMLSLNNIPNTSATTPSEKSSNESLNFKSRDSMEMIFPISSSHIGIRSSDISSDMSKRDDVSLQIKTSNRSPNMKNGISNPKSVFRENSLVCGDMTLESLTDSQPSSPQSLNSPVGCVQLLNISNNNNESKKDENSTKHMNGENQNWISDSLDSSHGLDNSNEVANMISNNNLKNTLMNHNLIKINDGDKKDPIVESATKIINGVSNIKTDDKEINLKLNLNLVQDKEKLSANNSNSSSGSNVSEKKYVSNYRHSDTNFQPPTVISNLTHYISCDVVDTSAKNCMVNNEPYNEETLLAEFTEEEKVALFNIPAAHNPDDLNLMATLYKKGYFRGEQHLEEIMYMENLTRSQVLQLLDKFRDVLITYETEDPAIAILYSNI; encoded by the exons ATGGAGGTGAACCCGTTGAGCATTATTTTGGTAAAATCGGACAGTAAAGGCGATCGGTTGCTGTTTCGATATCCCTACGAGACGGATGTGGCTAACGACATACACGATCCGAATAATGGAAAACGCAACCCTTACGCGCTCAATATCATCGAAGATTTGCTCCAGACTCCAATGCCTCAAACATCTAATATTCAtaaag GTCAGCTGACTGGTTTTACTGATGAAGTATTGTCTACTTTGTTTGCTGTGAAGCCGGAGTTGTGTCATAAAAAGTTTGAGTTGAAGGTGAACGATGTACGCTTTGTTGGACATCCTACATTGTTTCGAGCTAACAAAGACGACGGGACGTCCTCAACGATTTTAATCAATATTGTTTTTGCTCTCCAAGCATTAGCGAGTCATTCAGTTG TTAAATGTTATTACGATTTGAGCAAACGATTGGGTAAAGCGTTGCGCTACGAGGAAAAGCGACGTGCCTTTTTATCAGAAGAAATGAAGATTAtg ATAACAGTTCATGACGAATTATCGTCGATGGATAGTGACGATGAAGATAATGCTGATACATCTCTTGAATGTTGTTCGATCCCGGATAACCCACCACGATCTGCCttccatattatattacagaaaAGCTCTCTAGCGAATAGTCTTAAAATCGTCTTCGAAGAACTTAGCAATTCCG GTATTATCCAAGTGAGGATAAACAATTGGGTTTTGGTATCGTTTTGTCTGCCGCATAAAGCGCATCAATTTCACAATCGAGGATTGGTAATCGAACCCGAAACGATCGATAGGTGCTTAAGAAGTCTCAGACCGTATCACGGAATGTTATtgctt gtCGATCCGAATGAATTGTTGGAAACTATGCCTTTGGATAGTAGCTCTTCTCTTATACGTCTCATAATGCAATACAGTCCTCTCAAAAGCTTACAGACCCTCGCCATCGAAGCTGATCTTCCACTCTCACAA gtTTTTCAATTGACCGGCCACCTTGTCTATTGGGCTAAAGCGACAATAATCTATCCGTTGTGTGAGAGTAATGTTTACGTTATAGCGCCTGATGCTCAAGTGCATTTGAATTCTCCATTAGTTGAAAAATTTGCTCAAGATTTTCCCGGTTTATGTTTGATACAA GTGATGTCTATGCTATCATTACCGGCACCGTTATGGTATCCGTCTCGCACTTGGGCTGGTGGTGCTGCTTTATTAGCCCGTTGTGTGGTGTGGTTATTACAAAGACATTTATTGCTACAACTGCATACGTATATACAGTTTCTTCCGACAGCGCTTGGCCCTCCTATCAATG ATTATTATTGCGAGAAACACAATGGTCAAAGGCAAAGTCTCTCCGATTCGATGTTATCACTCAATAACATACCTAACACCTCGGCGACAACGCCGTCTGAAAAGTCAAGCAACGAGTCTTTGAATTTCAAAAGTAGAGACAGTATGGAGATGATTTTTCCTATTAGTAGTAGCCACATTGGAATTAGAAGCAGTGATATTAGCTCCGACATGTCTAAAAGGGACGATGTCAGCTTGCAGATTAAGACTTCAAATCGATCGCCAAATATGAAGAACGGCATTAGCAATCCGAAGAGTGTTTTCCGAGAAAACAGTCTCGTATGTGGTGATATGACATTGGAATCTCTGACTGACTCGCAACCATCTTCGCCGCAAAGCTTGAACAGTCCCGTTGGATGCGTTCAATTATTGAATATTAGCAATAATAACAATGAATCGAAGAAAGACGAGAATTCTACCAAGCATATGAACGGCGAAAATCAGAATTGGATATCTGATTCGTTGGATTCTTCACACGGTCTTGATAATTCTAACGAAGTTGCGAATATGAtcagtaataataatttgaagaatACATTGATGAATCACAATTTGATCAAAATCAATGACGGCGACAAGAAAGATCCGATTGTGGAAAGCGCAACTAAGATCATTAATGGAGTAAGCAATATTAAAACGGACGAtaaagaaattaatttaaaattaaatttaaatttagtgcAGGATAAAGAGAAATTGTCCGCAAACAATAGCAATTCAAGCTCCGGCAGCAATGTATCTGAAAAGAAATATGTTTCCAATTACAGGCACTCGGACACAAA TTTCCAACCGCCGACTGTGATATCTAACTTAACCCATTACATTTCTTGTGATGTTGTGGACACATCGGCGAAGAACTGCATGGTGAATAACGAGCCGTACAACGAGGAAACACTGCTGGCCGAGTTTACCGAA
- the Nprl3 gene encoding GATOR complex protein Nprl3 isoform X1, with protein sequence MEVNPLSIILVKSDSKGDRLLFRYPYETDVANDIHDPNNGKRNPYALNIIEDLLQTPMPQTSNIHKGQLTGFTDEVLSTLFAVKPELCHKKFELKVNDVRFVGHPTLFRANKDDGTSSTILINIVFALQALASHSVVKCYYDLSKRLGKALRYEEKRRAFLSEEMKIMITVHDELSSMDSDDEDNADTSLECCSIPDNPPRSAFHIILQKSSLANSLKIVFEELSNSGIIQVRINNWVLVSFCLPHKAHQFHNRGLVIEPETIDRCLRSLRPYHGMLLLVDPNELLETMPLDSSSSLIRLIMQYSPLKSLQTLAIEADLPLSQVFQLTGHLVYWAKATIIYPLCESNVYVIAPDAQVHLNSPLVEKFAQDFPGLCLIQVMSMLSLPAPLWYPSRTWAGGAALLARCVVWLLQRHLLLQLHTYIQFLPTALGPPINGTKDYYCEKHNGQRQSLSDSMLSLNNIPNTSATTPSEKSSNESLNFKSRDSMEMIFPISSSHIGIRSSDISSDMSKRDDVSLQIKTSNRSPNMKNGISNPKSVFRENSLVCGDMTLESLTDSQPSSPQSLNSPVGCVQLLNISNNNNESKKDENSTKHMNGENQNWISDSLDSSHGLDNSNEVANMISNNNLKNTLMNHNLIKINDGDKKDPIVESATKIINGVSNIKTDDKEINLKLNLNLVQDKEKLSANNSNSSSGSNVSEKKYVSNYRHSDTNFQPPTVISNLTHYISCDVVDTSAKNCMVNNEPYNEETLLAEFTEEEKVALFNIPAAHNPDDLNLMATLYKKGYFRGEQHLEEIMYMENLTRSQVLQLLDKFRDVLITYETEDPAIAILYSNI encoded by the exons ATGGAGGTGAACCCGTTGAGCATTATTTTGGTAAAATCGGACAGTAAAGGCGATCGGTTGCTGTTTCGATATCCCTACGAGACGGATGTGGCTAACGACATACACGATCCGAATAATGGAAAACGCAACCCTTACGCGCTCAATATCATCGAAGATTTGCTCCAGACTCCAATGCCTCAAACATCTAATATTCAtaaag GTCAGCTGACTGGTTTTACTGATGAAGTATTGTCTACTTTGTTTGCTGTGAAGCCGGAGTTGTGTCATAAAAAGTTTGAGTTGAAGGTGAACGATGTACGCTTTGTTGGACATCCTACATTGTTTCGAGCTAACAAAGACGACGGGACGTCCTCAACGATTTTAATCAATATTGTTTTTGCTCTCCAAGCATTAGCGAGTCATTCAGTTG TTAAATGTTATTACGATTTGAGCAAACGATTGGGTAAAGCGTTGCGCTACGAGGAAAAGCGACGTGCCTTTTTATCAGAAGAAATGAAGATTAtg ATAACAGTTCATGACGAATTATCGTCGATGGATAGTGACGATGAAGATAATGCTGATACATCTCTTGAATGTTGTTCGATCCCGGATAACCCACCACGATCTGCCttccatattatattacagaaaAGCTCTCTAGCGAATAGTCTTAAAATCGTCTTCGAAGAACTTAGCAATTCCG GTATTATCCAAGTGAGGATAAACAATTGGGTTTTGGTATCGTTTTGTCTGCCGCATAAAGCGCATCAATTTCACAATCGAGGATTGGTAATCGAACCCGAAACGATCGATAGGTGCTTAAGAAGTCTCAGACCGTATCACGGAATGTTATtgctt gtCGATCCGAATGAATTGTTGGAAACTATGCCTTTGGATAGTAGCTCTTCTCTTATACGTCTCATAATGCAATACAGTCCTCTCAAAAGCTTACAGACCCTCGCCATCGAAGCTGATCTTCCACTCTCACAA gtTTTTCAATTGACCGGCCACCTTGTCTATTGGGCTAAAGCGACAATAATCTATCCGTTGTGTGAGAGTAATGTTTACGTTATAGCGCCTGATGCTCAAGTGCATTTGAATTCTCCATTAGTTGAAAAATTTGCTCAAGATTTTCCCGGTTTATGTTTGATACAA GTGATGTCTATGCTATCATTACCGGCACCGTTATGGTATCCGTCTCGCACTTGGGCTGGTGGTGCTGCTTTATTAGCCCGTTGTGTGGTGTGGTTATTACAAAGACATTTATTGCTACAACTGCATACGTATATACAGTTTCTTCCGACAGCGCTTGGCCCTCCTATCAATG GTACCAAAGATTATTATTGCGAGAAACACAATGGTCAAAGGCAAAGTCTCTCCGATTCGATGTTATCACTCAATAACATACCTAACACCTCGGCGACAACGCCGTCTGAAAAGTCAAGCAACGAGTCTTTGAATTTCAAAAGTAGAGACAGTATGGAGATGATTTTTCCTATTAGTAGTAGCCACATTGGAATTAGAAGCAGTGATATTAGCTCCGACATGTCTAAAAGGGACGATGTCAGCTTGCAGATTAAGACTTCAAATCGATCGCCAAATATGAAGAACGGCATTAGCAATCCGAAGAGTGTTTTCCGAGAAAACAGTCTCGTATGTGGTGATATGACATTGGAATCTCTGACTGACTCGCAACCATCTTCGCCGCAAAGCTTGAACAGTCCCGTTGGATGCGTTCAATTATTGAATATTAGCAATAATAACAATGAATCGAAGAAAGACGAGAATTCTACCAAGCATATGAACGGCGAAAATCAGAATTGGATATCTGATTCGTTGGATTCTTCACACGGTCTTGATAATTCTAACGAAGTTGCGAATATGAtcagtaataataatttgaagaatACATTGATGAATCACAATTTGATCAAAATCAATGACGGCGACAAGAAAGATCCGATTGTGGAAAGCGCAACTAAGATCATTAATGGAGTAAGCAATATTAAAACGGACGAtaaagaaattaatttaaaattaaatttaaatttagtgcAGGATAAAGAGAAATTGTCCGCAAACAATAGCAATTCAAGCTCCGGCAGCAATGTATCTGAAAAGAAATATGTTTCCAATTACAGGCACTCGGACACAAA TTTCCAACCGCCGACTGTGATATCTAACTTAACCCATTACATTTCTTGTGATGTTGTGGACACATCGGCGAAGAACTGCATGGTGAATAACGAGCCGTACAACGAGGAAACACTGCTGGCCGAGTTTACCGAA